The proteins below are encoded in one region of Alistipes communis:
- a CDS encoding hybrid sensor histidine kinase/response regulator has product MERSGNFYKAIRLGYILISILIGCMAYNSLYEWQEIEALELGNKKIDELRKEINNINIQMIKFSLLGETILEWNDKDIEHYHARRMAMDSMLCRFKATYPAERIDSVRSLLEDKERQMFQIVRLMDEQQSINKKIANQIPVIVQKSVQEQSKKPKRKGFLGIFGKKKEVTPAVSTTILHSVNRNVISEQKVQDRQLSEQADSLAARNAELNRQLQELICQIEEKVQTELQSRENEIVAMREKSFMQVGGLMGFVLLLLLISYIIIHRDAKSIKQYKHKTTDLIRQLEQSVQRNEALITSRKKAVHTITHELRTPLTAITGYAGLIRKEQCEDKSGQYIQNILQSSDRMRDMLNTLLDFFRLDNGKEQPRLSPCRISAITHTLETEFMPVAVNKGLSLSVKTGHDAIVLTDKERIIQIGNNLLSNAVKFTEEGGVSLITEYDNGVLTLVVEDTGTGMTEEEQKQAFGAFERLSNAAAKEGFGLGLAIMRNIVSMLGGTIRLDSKKGKGSRFTVEISMQEAEEQLGYTSNTPVYHNNKFHDVVAIDNDEVLLLMLKEMYSQEGIHCDTCTDAAALMEMIRQKEYSLLLTDLNMPDINGFELLELLRSSNVGNSPTIPVVVATASGSCNKGELLAKGFAGCLFKPFSISELMEVSDRCAIKATPDGKPDFSALLSYGNEAVMLEKLITETEKEMQAVRDAAKEKDLQKLDSLIHHLRSSWEVLRADQPLNVLYGLLRGDALPDGEALSHAVTAVLDKGVEIIRLAEEERRKYEDE; this is encoded by the coding sequence ATGGAGCGGTCAGGAAATTTCTATAAGGCAATACGGTTGGGATATATACTTATCTCCATTCTTATCGGATGTATGGCATATAATAGCCTCTATGAATGGCAGGAGATAGAAGCATTAGAACTTGGCAATAAAAAAATAGACGAGCTCCGAAAAGAAATAAACAATATCAATATTCAAATGATAAAATTTTCTCTATTGGGTGAAACAATACTGGAATGGAACGATAAAGATATCGAGCATTACCATGCACGGCGTATGGCAATGGACAGTATGCTCTGCCGTTTCAAGGCCACCTATCCAGCAGAGCGCATCGATAGTGTGCGCAGTCTTTTAGAGGATAAGGAACGACAGATGTTCCAGATAGTCCGGTTAATGGATGAACAACAATCTATTAACAAGAAGATAGCCAATCAAATTCCGGTTATTGTACAGAAAAGTGTGCAGGAACAGTCCAAAAAGCCAAAACGAAAAGGTTTCTTAGGCATATTCGGCAAAAAAAAGGAAGTAACTCCAGCAGTATCAACCACTATCCTTCATTCGGTCAATAGAAACGTAATCAGCGAACAGAAAGTGCAGGATCGCCAATTGTCGGAACAAGCCGACAGCCTTGCAGCTCGTAATGCAGAACTTAACAGACAACTGCAAGAATTGATTTGCCAAATAGAAGAAAAGGTACAAACCGAACTGCAAAGCCGGGAAAACGAAATAGTTGCCATGCGTGAAAAGTCATTTATGCAAGTAGGCGGTTTAATGGGATTCGTTCTTCTATTGTTGTTAATTTCCTACATCATCATACATCGTGATGCAAAAAGCATTAAACAATACAAGCACAAGACAACTGATTTGATAAGGCAACTGGAACAATCCGTACAACGGAACGAGGCACTGATAACGTCAAGGAAGAAGGCGGTACATACTATCACCCATGAACTGCGCACACCGCTGACAGCAATAACAGGCTATGCCGGACTGATACGGAAAGAACAGTGTGAGGATAAGTCCGGGCAGTATATCCAAAACATACTGCAATCCTCCGACCGTATGCGGGATATGCTTAACACTTTGCTTGACTTCTTCCGCCTGGACAACGGCAAGGAACAGCCCCGTCTGTCACCCTGCCGGATTTCAGCAATCACGCACACACTTGAAACGGAGTTCATGCCTGTTGCCGTGAACAAAGGGCTGTCCTTGTCCGTGAAGACTGGACACGATGCCATTGTATTGACCGACAAAGAGCGAATAATACAAATCGGGAATAACCTGCTGTCAAACGCTGTCAAGTTCACAGAAGAAGGCGGTGTTTCTTTGATTACTGAATATGATAATGGAGTTCTGACACTGGTCGTTGAAGATACAGGTACAGGCATGACAGAAGAGGAACAGAAACAAGCGTTCGGTGCGTTTGAACGTCTATCAAATGCCGCCGCAAAGGAGGGTTTCGGGCTTGGGCTTGCCATAATGCGTAATATTGTGTCGATGCTTGGCGGAACAATCCGTTTAGACAGCAAGAAAGGGAAAGGCAGTCGTTTCACAGTTGAAATTTCTATGCAGGAAGCTGAAGAACAGCTTGGATATACAAGCAATACACCTGTTTATCATAACAATAAATTCCATGATGTTGTCGCCATTGACAATGATGAGGTATTACTTCTGATGCTGAAAGAGATGTATTCCCAAGAAGGAATACACTGCGACACTTGCACCGATGCTGCGGCACTGATGGAAATGATACGCCAGAAAGAATACAGCCTGTTGCTGACAGACTTGAATATGCCCGATATAAACGGTTTCGAATTGCTGGAACTGTTGCGTTCGTCCAACGTGGGCAATTCACCAACAATCCCGGTGGTTGTGGCAACCGCTTCGGGCAGTTGTAACAAAGGGGAACTATTGGCAAAAGGCTTTGCCGGATGCCTGTTCAAACCGTTCTCCATATCGGAACTGATGGAGGTTTCCGACAGGTGTGCCATAAAAGCGACACCGGACGGGAAACCGGACTTTTCCGCCTTATTGTCCTATGGCAATGAAGCCGTCATGCTGGAAAAGTTGATAACTGAAACAGAAAAGGAAATGCAGGCGGTACGGGATGCAGCAAAAGAAAAAGACCTGCAAAAGCTGGATTCCCTGATCCACCACCTGCGCAGTTCGTGGGAGGTGCTCCGTGCCGACCAACCGCTGAATGTACTTTACGGATTGCTTCGTGGCGATGCTCTCCCGGATGGTGAAGCGTTAAGCCATGCCGTGACTGCCGTGCTGGATAAGGGAGTGGAAATAATACGGTTGGCAGAAGAGGAAAGGAGAAAATACGAAGATGAATAA
- the tet(Q) gene encoding tetracycline resistance ribosomal protection protein Tet(Q) codes for MNIINLGILAHIDAGKTSVTENLLFASGATEKCGRVDNGDTITDSMDIEKRRGITVRASTTSIIWNGVKCNIIDTPGHMDFIAEVERTFKMLDGAVLILSAKEGIQAQTKLLFSTLQKLQIPTIIFINKIDRAGVNLERLYMDIKTNLSQDVLFMQTVVDGSVYPVCSQTYIKEEYKEFVCNHDDDILERYLADSEISPADYWNTIIALVAKAKVYPVLHGSAMFNIGINELLDAISSFILPPASVSNRLSAYLYKIEHDPKGHKRSFLKIIDGSLRLRDVVRINDSEKFIKIKNLKTIYQGREINVDEVGANDIAIVEDIEDFRIGDYLGAKPCLIQGLSHQHPALKSSVRPNKPEERSKVISALNTLWIEDPSLSFSINSYSDELEISLYGLTQKEIIQTLLEERFSVKVHFDEIKTIYKERPIKKVNKIIQIEVPPNPYWATIGLTLEPLPLGAGLQIESDISYGYLNHSFQNAVFEGIRMSCQSGLHGWEVTDLKVTFTQAEYYSPVSTPADFRQLTPYVFRLALQQSGVDILEPMLCFELQIPQVASSKAITDLQKLMSEIEDISCNNEWCHIKGKVPLNTSKDYASEVSSYTKGLGIFMVKPCGYQITKDGYSDNIRMNEKDKLLFMFQKSMSLK; via the coding sequence ATGAATATTATAAATTTAGGAATTCTTGCTCACATTGATGCAGGAAAAACTTCCGTAACCGAGAATCTGCTGTTTGCCAGTGGAGCAACGGAAAAGTGCGGCCGTGTGGATAATGGTGACACCATAACGGACTCTATGGATATAGAGAAACGTAGAGGAATTACTGTTCGGGCTTCTACGACATCTATTATCTGGAATGGTGTGAAATGCAATATCATTGACACTCCGGGACACATGGATTTTATTGCGGAAGTGGAGCGGACATTCAAAATGCTTGATGGAGCAGTCCTCATCTTATCCGCAAAGGAAGGCATACAAGCGCAGACAAAGTTGCTGTTCAGTACTTTACAGAAGCTGCAAATCCCGACAATTATATTTATCAATAAGATTGACCGTGCCGGTGTGAATTTGGAGCGTTTGTATATGGATATAAAAACAAATCTGTCGCAAGATGTCCTGTTTATGCAAACTGTTGTCGATGGATCGGTTTATCCGGTTTGCTCCCAAACATATATAAAGGAAGAATACAAAGAATTTGTATGCAACCATGACGACGATATATTAGAACGATATTTGGCGGATAGCGAAATTTCACCGGCTGATTATTGGAATACGATAATCGCTCTTGTGGCAAAAGCCAAAGTCTATCCGGTGCTACATGGATCAGCAATGTTCAATATCGGTATCAATGAGTTGTTGGACGCCATTTCTTCTTTTATACTTCCTCCGGCATCAGTCTCAAACAGACTTTCAGCTTATCTCTATAAGATAGAGCATGACCCCAAAGGGCATAAAAGAAGTTTTCTTAAAATAATTGACGGAAGTCTGAGACTTCGAGACGTTGTAAGAATCAACGATTCGGAAAAATTCATCAAGATTAAAAATCTAAAGACTATTTATCAGGGCAGAGAGATAAATGTTGATGAAGTGGGTGCCAATGATATCGCGATTGTAGAAGATATAGAAGATTTTCGAATCGGAGATTATTTAGGTGCTAAACCTTGTTTGATTCAAGGATTATCTCATCAGCATCCCGCTCTCAAATCCTCCGTCCGGCCAAATAAGCCCGAAGAGAGAAGCAAGGTGATATCCGCTCTGAATACATTGTGGATTGAAGACCCGTCTTTGTCCTTTTCCATAAACTCATATAGTGATGAATTGGAAATCTCGTTATATGGTTTGACCCAAAAGGAAATCATACAGACATTGCTGGAAGAACGATTTTCCGTAAAGGTCCATTTTGATGAGATCAAGACTATCTACAAAGAACGACCTATAAAAAAGGTCAATAAGATTATTCAGATCGAAGTACCACCCAACCCTTACTGGGCCACAATAGGGCTGACTCTTGAACCCTTACCGTTAGGGGCAGGGTTGCAAATCGAAAGTGACATCTCCTATGGTTATCTGAACCATTCTTTTCAAAATGCCGTTTTTGAAGGGATTCGTATGTCTTGCCAATCTGGTTTACATGGATGGGAAGTGACAGATCTGAAAGTAACTTTTACTCAAGCCGAGTATTATAGCCCGGTAAGTACACCTGCTGATTTCAGACAGCTGACCCCTTATGTCTTCAGGCTGGCTTTGCAACAGTCAGGTGTGGACATTCTCGAACCGATGCTCTGTTTTGAGTTGCAGATACCCCAAGTAGCGAGTTCCAAAGCTATTACAGATTTGCAAAAACTGATGTCTGAGATTGAAGACATCAGTTGTAATAATGAGTGGTGTCATATTAAAGGGAAAGTTCCATTAAATACAAGTAAAGACTATGCCTCAGAAGTAAGTTCGTACACTAAGGGCTTAGGCATTTTTATGGTTAAGCCATGTGGGTATCAAATAACAAAAGACGGTTATTCTGATAATATCCGCATGAACGAAAAAGATAAACTTTTATTCATGTTCCAAAAATCAATGTCATTAAAATAA
- a CDS encoding sigma-54-dependent transcriptional regulator, translated as MNKTKIIVVEDNIVYCEYVCNMLSREGYRNMKAYHLSTAKKHLQQATDNDIVVADLRLPDGSGIDLLCWMRKEGKMQPFIIMTDYAEVNTAVESMKLGSIDYIPKQLVEDKLVPLIRSILKERQAGQRRMPVFAREGSAFQKIMHRIRLVAATDMSVMIFGENGTGKEHIAHLLHDKSKRAGKPFVAVDCGSLSKELAPSAFFGHVKGAFTGADNAKKGYFHEAEGGTLFLDEVGNLALETQQMLLRAIQERRYRPVGDKADRNFNVRIIAATNEDLEVAVNEKRFRQDLLYRLHDFGITVPPLRDCQEDIMPLAEFFRDMANRELECSVSGFSSEARKALLTHAWPGNVRELRQKVMGAVLQAQEGVVMKEHLELAVTKPTSTVSFALRNDAEDKERILRALKQANGNRSVAAELLGIGRTTLYSKLEEYGLKYKFKQS; from the coding sequence ATGAATAAGACAAAAATAATTGTGGTGGAAGACAACATCGTGTATTGCGAATATGTCTGCAATATGCTGTCACGGGAGGGCTACCGCAATATGAAGGCTTACCACCTCTCAACCGCGAAGAAACATCTGCAACAGGCAACAGATAATGATATCGTGGTTGCCGACCTGCGTCTGCCTGACGGCAGTGGCATAGACCTTTTGTGCTGGATGCGAAAGGAGGGAAAGATGCAGCCCTTCATCATTATGACCGACTACGCCGAAGTTAATACCGCCGTGGAAAGCATGAAACTCGGCTCGATAGACTATATTCCCAAACAGCTTGTGGAGGATAAACTTGTCCCCCTGATCCGTTCCATACTGAAAGAACGTCAGGCAGGACAACGCCGTATGCCTGTATTCGCCCGTGAAGGTTCCGCCTTTCAGAAAATCATGCACCGCATAAGGCTGGTAGCCGCCACCGATATGAGCGTGATGATATTTGGTGAGAACGGCACGGGCAAGGAGCATATTGCCCACCTGTTGCATGACAAGAGCAAACGTGCAGGCAAGCCATTTGTGGCGGTGGACTGCGGTTCACTCTCCAAAGAGCTTGCACCGTCGGCTTTCTTCGGACACGTCAAAGGTGCATTTACAGGTGCGGACAATGCCAAGAAAGGATATTTCCATGAGGCGGAAGGCGGCACGTTGTTTCTGGACGAGGTAGGAAACCTCGCGTTGGAAACCCAACAGATGTTGCTCCGTGCCATACAGGAGAGGCGGTATCGCCCGGTCGGAGACAAGGCAGACCGGAATTTCAATGTCCGCATCATCGCTGCTACCAATGAAGATTTGGAAGTAGCGGTGAATGAAAAGCGTTTTCGGCAGGATCTTCTGTACCGCCTGCACGACTTCGGGATAACCGTTCCTCCGTTGCGTGACTGTCAAGAAGACATTATGCCGCTGGCAGAGTTCTTCCGTGATATGGCAAACAGAGAGCTGGAGTGTAGCGTGAGCGGGTTCAGTTCCGAAGCACGTAAAGCGTTGCTGACACACGCATGGCCGGGCAACGTGCGGGAACTTCGGCAGAAAGTTATGGGTGCTGTATTGCAGGCGCAGGAAGGTGTTGTCATGAAAGAGCATCTGGAACTTGCCGTGACGAAACCGACCTCTACTGTCAGCTTCGCCTTGCGCAATGACGCGGAGGATAAGGAGCGGATATTGCGTGCGTTGAAACAGGCAAACGGCAACCGGAGTGTCGCCGCAGAACTGCTCGGCATAGGCAGGACAACACTATACAGCAAACTTGAAGAGTATGGACTTAAATATAAATTCAAGCAATCATAG